The proteins below come from a single Pleuronectes platessa chromosome 1, fPlePla1.1, whole genome shotgun sequence genomic window:
- the mtmr10 gene encoding myotubularin-related protein 10 codes for MFSVKPMKPMKPTFKSYLPPVQTDGKKTFEPPIRKLEPKLLPGEIVVNEVNFVRKCISSDSSRDDLWGKLICTNFKVSFILQDAPPKQKSHLSHLLLGEHDIPLTCLEQVVTVNDTKGKKKVLGSNQKLKFNPTELILYCKDLRIMRFCFDEAGPESAKKVCLAIAHYSHPADLHLLFGFEYQGRRYHESKGDRVNGSTPRGGLQTPIFDRPSDWDREVKRTSASGWRVCSVNESYAISESLPEYVVVPVSLADQDLKQYSIFFNDNRIPLWCWNHPNGSALVRMASISDPLQQRKIEQRIFTAITKSHPQRSDVFKSDLDKCLPDIQDIQCAFVKVRHICVIDPFEESEERWLTSIENSRWLEHVRAFLKHSAEIVYTLDGKNSSVILQEEEDRDLNCVVSSLVQLMLDPQYRSLTGFQSLVQKEWVMAGHRFLDRCNHLKKNDKVESPLFMLFLDCVWQMINQYPAAFEFTETYLTVLSDSMWIPLFSTFLFNSSKQRTKHLTDFAKIKAIPQGEDQVVFFPPVWDWSKQFSTKDQTLFNNPMYVGKGAACVQNGGVKTFTRAKKTYSSSVRASPASQRNGLRVGEDTLTRRASLLSELKPDFSTVKEESPAERFFRDWFSQPTDQQGLLIPLLIPSHVALWKLYFLRWVPEACIPKGGSITAYHKLSQLVDEIEILQSQLRQYKGPSLGSMPLPSPHGPPLTQRRMYFKASPQNDPPTPPDFLNSSFPFTPVGNLCRRSIHGTPISKFLNGARIWLSTETLSNDTV; via the exons GGGAAGAAAACCTTTGAACCGCCTATTAGGAAGTTGGAACCCAAGTTACTTCCAG GGGAGATAGTTGTTAATGAGGTGAACTTTGTGAGGAAATGCATCagctctgacagcagcagggaTGACCTTTGGGGGAAGTTGATATGCACCAACTTTAAGGTCTCCTTCATCCTCCAGGATGCCCCACCCAAACAG AAGTCCCACTTGTCCCACCTGCTGCTTGGAGAGCACGACATCCCCCTGACCTGTCTTGAACAAGTAGTAACAG TGAATGATACGAAGGGGAAGAAGAAAGTGTTGGGATCCAACCAGAAATTGAAATTCAATCCCACTGAGCTCATCCTGTACTGCAAAGACTTGCGCATCATGAGGTTCTGCTTTGATGAGGCCGGACCTGAGAGCGCCAAGAAG GTTTGCCTTGCTATTGCCCACTATTCCCATCCAGCTGATCTCCATCTTCTATTTGGCTTTGAGTATCAAGGACGACGATACCATGAATCTAAAG GGGATAGAGTCAATGGTTCCACCCCTCGAGGAGGATTGCAGACCCCCATTTTTGACCGTCCATCTGACTGGGATCGAGAGGTCAAGAGGACGAGTGCTTCAGGGTGGAGGGTGTGCTCCGTCAACGAGAGTTATGCCATCTCAGAGAG TCTTCCAGAGTACGTCGTTGTCCCAGTTTCTCTGGCAGATCAAGATCTAAAGCAGTACTCTATATTCTTCAATGATAATCGCATCCCT CTCTGGTGCTGGAATCACCCCAATGGGAGCGCTCTTGTCCGCATGGCCAGCATCAGTGATCCATTACAGCAGAGGAAGATTGAACAGAG GATCTTTACTGCCATCACAAAGAGCCACCCACAGCGAAGTGATGTATTCAAGTCGGATCTGGACAAGTGTCTGCCCGACATCCAGGACATCCAGTGCGCCTTTGTTAAAGTCCGGCACATCTGCGTCATAG ATCCTTTTGAGGAGTCTGAAGAGAGGTGGCTTACATCCATTGAAAACTCACGATGGCTGGAGCACGTCAG GGCCTTTTTGAAGCACTCAGCTGAGATTGTCTACACTCTGGATGGAAAGAATTCTTCAGTCATTCTCCAAG aggaagaagacagagacCTGAACTGTGTTGTGTCGTCATTGGTTCAGCTCATGTTGGACCCTCAGTATCGCAGCCTCACTGGCTTTCAGAGTTTGGTGCAGAAGGAGTGGGTGATGGCTGGCCATCGCTTTTTGGACAGATGCAACCACTTAAAGAAGAATGACAAAGTGGAG TCTCCACTGTTCATGCTGTTCCTGGACTGCGTGTGGCAGATGATAAACCAGTACCCAGCGGCGTTTGAGTTCACAGAGACCTACCTGACGGTACTGAGTGACAGCATGTGGATTCCACTCTTCAGTACTTTCCTCTTCAATTCTTCCAAACAACGCACTAAGCACTTAACG GACTTTGCCAAGATTAAAGCCATCCCACAAGGAGAAGACCAGGTTGTGTTTTTCCCTCCTGTTTGGGACTGGTCGAAGCAGTTCTCCACCAAAGATCAAACCCTCTTTAACAACCCCATGTACGTAGGAAAAGGAGCTGCCTGTGTTCAGAACGGGGGAGTGAAAACCTTCACACGCGCAAAG AAAACCTACAGTTCCTCTGTGAGAGCATCGCCGGCCTCTCAGCGTAATGGGCTGAGGGTTGGAGAGGACACACTGACCCGCCGGGCATCTCTGCTGTCGGAGCTGAAGCCCGATTTCTCAACAGTGAAAGAAGAGAGCCCGGCAGAGCGCTTCTTCAGGGACTGGTTCTCTCAGCCTACCGACCAGCAGGGCCTCCTGATTCCCCTGCTCATTCCCTCGCACGTGGCTCTCTGGAAGCTCTACTTTCTCCGCTGGGTCCCTGAGGCCTGCATCCCCAAAGGGGGATCCATCACTGCCTACCACAAGCTCTCCCAACTGGTCGACGAAATTGAGATACTGCAGAGTCAGCTCAGGCAGTATAAGGGCCCCAGTCTGGGCAGCATGCCACTCCCCAGCCCCCATGGGCCCCCTTTAACCCAAAGGAGGATGTATTTTAAGGCCAGTCCCCAGAACGACCCCCCTACACCCCCAGACTTCCTTAACTCCTCCTTTCCTTTCACCCCAGTGGGAAATCTGTGCCGCCGCAGTATCCACGGGACTCCCATTAGCAAATTTCTGAACGGGGCGAGGATCTGGCTTTCGACAGAGACTCTTTCTAATGACACTGTCTGA
- the atxn1l gene encoding ataxin-1-like — translation MKPAQERNQESLPPKKRDLPPSDSGGGSGASGGAGATAGSGATGGSGTGGAGGGIGEDEVVSIQNSAANSDTQGGNPSAEWLRAQQGHHYGMDNSDGIPAVPVDQYSMLYKVALPSVTYSPTSLHPVLSHISPAYTVHSPLLQHPGLSYPPMGYTQIPHSSLQFVSSPYAAVPYALPPGFVPGSLISPSGTISQSHLVPYPSVIQEGVVSPPPQAQVAAHTFAKVAASSGVSMMLQSEQAAQQHLSAVGVLPAAELSSRGMPVYYHTQGARAAIAIRDLHSAQQENEPEMNGRDKEQIAREVALDSAYAARNVRLLQVAPITAAQEHIQDRGLQNRRLEERSSPGQRSTPDSDLEVQQVVGRLISSNQGGSGVRKEVSFAPLNLSQGHQRSREIHGESPGINYSRAAYAVQASYSDPRVTGLQQQTGQHAVVLANGQPVLIPLEYHLQHHPQAPQQHYPELVNDAPASHASTIVSSFNPNFKASDSSARVCLSERAEPPPAQQQLAHHPPVQPSADITQALASSLAPAATPSSPSHFMKGAIIQLATGELKRVEDLQTQDFVRSAEVSGGLKIDSSMVVDIRASQQRAGLVSLHFTVGEQQSKVTIDVPPEHPFFVFGQGWSSCSPERTAQLYGLACHHLQVGDVCVSITLQQQQQQQLQPQKQPQHNHSQQQQQQQQQQQQQQQQNLSRTLSKTNATSGLSHQLMGPPAPQQSRPQSHFRIDRIHRERQRDGEKDMADKEEATYLGVIGHTESHIRPSRTSAEHPRSQSSYHLHTEGSSFAGAGTGAMHPSLGASQRRWSSPGLQRFSMKGDEGPRPQISNSGHIRPSFIPQEVKLSIEGRSNAGK, via the exons ATGAAACCAGCTCAGGAGCGGAACCAGGAGTCCCTGCCTCCAAAGAAGAGGGACCTCCCACCTAGTGACAGCGGAGGTGGATCTGGAGCGAGCGGGGGGGCTGGGGCTACAGCTGGAAGTGGTGCCACAGGTGGAAGTGGTACAGGTGGAGCAGGTGGGGGTATTGGAGAAGATGAAGTGGTTTCCATCCAGAACTCTGCAGCCAACAGTGACACTCAGGGAGGGAACCCATCTGCAGAGTGGCTGCGAGCTCAGCAAGGACATCATTATGgaatggataattctgatggcATACCAGCAGTCCCTGTTGACCAGTACAGCATGCTCTACAAAGTGGCTCTTCCGTCTGTTACCTACTCGCCCACCAGTCTTCACCCAGTGTTAAGCCACATCTCTCCAGCCTACACTGTTCattctcctctcctgcagcaCCCAGGACTGTCCTATCCTCCTATGGGTTACACCCAGATCCCTCACTCCTCTCTGCAGTTTGTTAGTTCCCCCTACGCAGCGGTACCTTACGCTCTCCCCCCTGGTTTTGTCCCGGGATCGTTGATCTCTCCTTCAGGCACCATCTCTCAGTCCCATCTGGTTCCCTATCCATCTGTCATACAGGAAGGGGTTGTTTCCCCACCCCCCCAGGCACAGGTAGCTGCTCATACATTTGCCAAAGTTGCAGCATCCAGTGGTGTCTCGATGATGCTGCAGTCCGAGCAAGCTGCCCAGCAGCACCTCAGTGCTGTGGGGGTCCTGCCCGCAGCCGAGCTCAGCTCTCGAGGGATGCCAGTCTACTACCACACTCAGGGCGCCAGGGCTGCCATTGCCATCCGAGACCTCCACAGTGCCCAGCAGGAGAATGAACCAGAGATGAATGGAAGGGATAAAGAGCAGATAGCCCGGGAGGTTGCACTGGACTCGGCCTACGCTGCCAGAAATGTACGTCTGCTGCAGGTAGCACCGATCACTGCCGCACAGGAGCACATCCAGGACCGAGGTCTGCAGAACCGaaggctggaggagaggagctcaCCTGGCCAGCGCAGCACTCCAGACAGTGACCTGGAG GTGCAGCAGGTGGTTGGTCGTTTGATTTCCTCTAACCAAGGTGGAAGTGGCGTGCGGAAAGAGGTCTCCTTTGCTCCCCTGAACCTCTCTCAGGGTCACCAGAGATCCAGAGAGATCCATGGAGAGAGCCCGGGCATCAATTACAGCCGGGCGGCATACGCGGTGCAGGCGAGTTACAGTGACCCAAGGGTGACCGGTCTCCAGCAGCAAACAGGACAGCATGCTGTTGTGCTTGCTAATGGGCAACCAGTCCTTATTCCCCTGGAGTATCACCTGCAGCATCATCCCCAAGCACCCCAGCAACACTACCCCGAACTGGTTAATGATGCCCCAGCCAGCCATGCCTCAACCATCGTCTCCTCTTTCAACCCAAACTTTAAAGCCTCCGATTCTTCAGCCAGAGTTTGCCTCTCTGAAAGGGCGGAGCCGCCcccagctcagcagcagcttgCCCATCATCCTCCTGTCCAGCCTTCAGCTGATATAACTCAGGCCTTAGCTTCAAGCCTCGCTCCCGCCGCCACTCCCAGCAGCCCGTCGCACTTCATGAAGGGCGCCATTATCCAGCTGGCCACCGGGGAACTGAAGCGTGTGGAGGACCTGCAGACTCAGGACTTTGTGCGGAGTGCGGAGGTGAGCGGGGGGCTTAAGATTGACTCCAGCATGGTGGTGGACATCCGAGCCAGCCAGCAGAGAGCAGGTCTCGTGTCGCTTCACTTCACTGTAGGTGAGCAGCAGAGCAAAGTGACCATCGACGTGCCTCCGGAGCATCCCTTCTTTGTGTTCGGGCAGGGCTGGTCGTCCTGCAGCCCCGAGCGCACGGCCCAGCTTTATGGCCTGGCCTGCCATCATCTGCAagtgggagatgtgtgtgtgtccatcaccctgcagcagcagcagcagcagcaacttcAGCCCCAGAAACAACCACAGCACAAtcattcacagcagcagcaacaacaacaacaacaacaacaacaacagcagcagcagaacctgtCCAGGACTTTGAGCAAAACTAACGCCACATCAGGACTTAGTCACCAGCTCATGGGGCCTCCTGCCCCCCAGCAGTCACGGCCTCAGTCTCATTTCAGGATAGACCGCatccacagagaaagacagagggatggGGAGAAAGACATGGCTGATAAGGAGGAAGCAACATATTTGGGGGTTATTGGCCACACTGAGTCGCACATCCGACCGAGCAGGACCTCAGCAGAGCATCCGAGGAGCCAGAGCAGTTACCACTTGCACACAGAAGGCTCTTCTTTTGCAGGGGCGGGGACGGGAGCAATGCATCCTTCGCTCGGTGCCTCTCAGAGACGCTGGTCCTCACCTGGCCTCCAAAGATTCAGTATGAAGGGAGACGAAGGGCCACGCCCTCAGATAAGCAACTCCGGCCACATAAGACCCTCGTTCATCCCCCAGGAGGTCAAACTGTCCATAGAGGGGCGCTCTAATGCAGGGAAGTAG